The following proteins are co-located in the Polymorphospora rubra genome:
- a CDS encoding cold-shock protein has product MQGTVATYDPHSRCGTLLLDDGDEVAFDAAAFDASGLRLLRPGQRVRVEHNESGQVSRVTLPTFQ; this is encoded by the coding sequence ATGCAGGGGACCGTCGCCACCTACGACCCACACAGCCGCTGCGGAACGCTGTTGCTCGACGACGGCGACGAGGTCGCGTTCGACGCGGCGGCCTTTGACGCGTCCGGGCTCCGGCTGCTGCGTCCCGGGCAACGGGTCAGGGTCGAACACAACGAGTCCGGGCAGGTCAGCAGGGTCACGTTACCCACATTTCAATGA
- a CDS encoding lysophospholipid acyltransferase family protein: protein MARRRLGFWRRLVVVLVKPVLTLWTRRTWAGAEYLATGSGVIVVANHISHADPLVCGHYVYDAGRWPQFLGKASVFRVPVVGRMLLKVRQIPVERGSSDAAKSLDLLVAAVKSGGAVVIYPEGTTTREPDLWPMRGKTGAARLALATGAPVVPVAMWGPQRIFDPRTKRFSVRPRIPVEVKAGPPVDLDRWSGAAPTKATLDEMTEEIMVRLRDLLAEIRGGTPPPLWQPTAPESGAGR, encoded by the coding sequence GTGGCGCGGCGCAGGCTGGGGTTCTGGCGGCGGTTGGTGGTGGTGCTCGTCAAGCCGGTGCTCACCCTGTGGACCCGTCGGACCTGGGCCGGTGCCGAGTACCTGGCCACCGGAAGCGGCGTCATTGTCGTGGCCAACCACATCTCGCACGCCGATCCGCTGGTCTGCGGGCACTACGTCTACGACGCCGGCCGCTGGCCACAGTTCCTCGGCAAGGCGAGCGTCTTCCGGGTTCCGGTGGTCGGGCGGATGCTGCTCAAGGTCCGGCAGATCCCGGTCGAGCGGGGCAGCAGCGACGCCGCGAAGTCGCTCGACCTGCTCGTCGCGGCGGTCAAGTCCGGCGGCGCCGTGGTGATCTATCCCGAGGGCACGACCACCCGGGAGCCCGACCTGTGGCCGATGCGGGGCAAGACCGGTGCCGCCCGGCTCGCCCTCGCCACCGGCGCGCCGGTCGTGCCGGTGGCGATGTGGGGCCCGCAGCGGATCTTCGACCCGCGGACCAAGAGGTTCAGCGTCCGCCCGCGCATCCCGGTCGAGGTCAAGGCCGGGCCGCCGGTGGACCTCGACCGGTGGTCCGGGGCCGCACCGACCAAGGCGACCCTCGACGAGATGACTGAGGAGATCATGGTGCGTCTGCGTGACCTGCTCGCCGAGATCCGTGGCGGCACACCACCGCCGCTGTGGCAGCCGACCGCGCCGGAATCCGGGGCGGGCCGGTGA
- a CDS encoding cystathionine gamma-lyase, which translates to MSETDRYGDGTRCVHAGLPEPAPGQPFLPGPVFAAPYHLDPAGGDAAAGRDWYGRPGNPTRRHLEAAIGDLEGGDCLAFASGQAALTALLLSVLRSGDTVVLPADGYFTVRSFANSVLAANGVTVRLVPTAGPHPSFEGVRLVLLETPANPGLDVCDIADLAARAHAAGALLAVDNTTATPLGQRPLDLGADLVVASGTKALTGHSDLLLGYLATRSPDLLAAVRTWRDTTGSVPSPFDAWLAHRSLATLDLRLARQSANAAAVAGALRNRSDVTGVRWPGLPDDPAYPVASTQMRRVPGVVAFDLGSAERVARFLSAADLVFAATSFGGLHTTADRRAQWGDDTAPGFVRLSCGVEDTADVVADIGRALDRSA; encoded by the coding sequence ATGAGCGAGACCGACCGGTACGGCGACGGCACCCGCTGCGTGCACGCCGGGTTGCCCGAGCCGGCGCCCGGTCAGCCGTTCCTGCCCGGGCCGGTGTTCGCCGCGCCGTACCACCTCGACCCGGCCGGCGGTGACGCGGCCGCCGGCCGCGACTGGTACGGCCGCCCCGGCAACCCGACCCGGCGCCACCTCGAGGCCGCCATCGGCGACCTGGAGGGCGGCGACTGCCTCGCCTTCGCCAGCGGACAGGCGGCCCTGACCGCGCTGCTGCTGTCGGTGCTCCGGTCCGGCGACACCGTCGTGCTGCCGGCCGACGGCTACTTCACGGTCCGGTCGTTCGCCAACTCGGTGCTGGCGGCGAACGGGGTGACGGTACGGCTGGTGCCGACCGCCGGTCCGCATCCGTCGTTCGAGGGCGTACGGCTGGTCCTGCTGGAGACCCCGGCCAACCCCGGGCTGGACGTCTGCGACATCGCCGACCTCGCCGCCCGGGCGCACGCCGCCGGTGCCCTGCTCGCCGTCGACAACACCACCGCGACACCGCTCGGCCAGCGGCCGCTCGACCTCGGCGCCGACCTCGTCGTCGCGTCCGGGACCAAGGCGCTCACCGGCCACTCCGACCTGCTGCTCGGCTACCTGGCGACCCGGTCGCCGGACCTGTTGGCGGCGGTCCGCACCTGGCGGGACACCACCGGGTCGGTGCCCAGTCCGTTCGACGCCTGGCTCGCCCACCGCTCGCTGGCCACCCTCGACCTGCGGCTGGCCCGCCAGTCGGCCAACGCGGCCGCCGTCGCGGGGGCGCTGCGGAACCGCTCCGACGTGACCGGCGTACGGTGGCCCGGCCTGCCCGACGACCCGGCGTACCCGGTGGCGAGCACCCAGATGCGACGGGTGCCCGGCGTCGTCGCGTTCGACCTCGGCAGCGCCGAACGGGTGGCGCGCTTCCTGTCGGCCGCCGACCTGGTGTTCGCCGCCACCTCGTTCGGCGGCCTGCACACCACCGCCGACCGGCGGGCCCAGTGGGGTGACGACACCGCACCCGGCTTCGTACGGCTCTCCTGCGGCGTCGAGGACACCGCCGACGTCGTGGCCGACATCGGGCGGGCGTTGGACCGGTCGGCCTAG
- a CDS encoding putative protein N(5)-glutamine methyltransferase, with the protein MPDLTAIVGRLRAAGCVFAEEEAALLVAAGGGAAELADRVARRVAGLPLEHVLGRVDFAGLRLAVVPGVFVPRRRTELLVRRAVELTGPAATVVDLCCGCGAVAAAVAYRLRPARLVAADIDPVAVDCARHNLAPYGGRAYAGDLFDALPAGLAGGVDLLVANVPYVPTDEVALLPPEARLHEPRAALDGGPDGLDVLRRVAGRAAGWLSPGGHLVVETGAAQAVAAERIMADGGLAVAVVHDEDLGATVLSGRRPADGLTPVIDPRTEHAE; encoded by the coding sequence GTGCCGGACCTCACCGCGATCGTCGGGCGGCTGCGGGCGGCCGGCTGTGTCTTCGCCGAAGAGGAGGCCGCGCTGCTGGTCGCGGCCGGTGGTGGCGCCGCCGAACTGGCCGACCGGGTCGCCCGGCGGGTCGCCGGCCTGCCGCTGGAGCACGTGCTCGGCCGGGTCGACTTCGCCGGTCTGCGGCTCGCCGTCGTACCCGGTGTCTTCGTGCCGCGCCGCCGCACCGAACTGCTCGTCCGCCGCGCCGTCGAGTTGACCGGCCCGGCTGCGACCGTCGTCGACCTGTGCTGCGGCTGCGGCGCGGTCGCCGCCGCCGTCGCGTACCGGCTCCGGCCGGCGCGGCTGGTCGCCGCCGACATCGATCCGGTCGCCGTCGACTGCGCCCGGCACAACCTCGCCCCGTACGGCGGCAGGGCGTACGCGGGCGACCTGTTCGACGCGCTGCCGGCCGGGCTGGCCGGCGGTGTCGACCTGCTCGTGGCGAACGTGCCGTACGTGCCGACCGACGAGGTGGCACTGCTGCCCCCGGAAGCCCGGCTGCACGAGCCCCGCGCGGCGCTCGACGGCGGTCCGGACGGGCTGGACGTGCTGCGGCGGGTCGCCGGGCGGGCGGCCGGCTGGCTTTCGCCGGGCGGGCACCTGGTCGTGGAGACCGGTGCGGCGCAGGCGGTGGCGGCCGAGCGGATCATGGCGGACGGCGGGCTTGCCGTCGCGGTCGTGCACGATGAAGATCTTGGGGCCACCGTCCTGTCCGGCCGTCGTCCGGCGGATGGGCTTACTCCGGTCATCGACCCGCGGACCGAGCACGCAGAGTAG
- a CDS encoding D-alanine--D-alanine ligase family protein, whose protein sequence is MTSPRKTRVAIVFGGRSTEHAISCVSAGAVLAALDPDEFEVVPIGITRDGRWVLTDGDATQLAITDRRLPEITVDSGRMVVLPADPVGNNLLVLDPVRGGQALDGVDVVFPTLHGAYGEDGTIQGLLEMAGVPYVGANVFASAAAMDKEFTKKLAAVEGIPVGPYAVLRNGVTLSEEDKERLGLPVFVKPSRAGSSYGISKVTDWADLDAAVAAARQIDPKVLVEAAIVGAEVECGVLEGEAGGAPEASLLAEVRVVEQGHDFYDFEAKYLDNSCEYDIPANLPEQVTRQVQEYACRTFTALDCAGLARVDFFVTPDHTVYLNEINTMPGFTSTSMFPRMWAATGLEYPKLVSRLIRTALRRGSGLH, encoded by the coding sequence GTGACGAGCCCACGGAAGACCCGGGTCGCCATCGTATTCGGCGGTCGCAGCACCGAACACGCGATCTCCTGCGTGAGCGCCGGGGCGGTGCTCGCCGCCCTCGACCCCGACGAGTTCGAGGTCGTGCCGATCGGCATCACCCGCGACGGCCGCTGGGTGCTTACCGACGGTGACGCTACGCAACTGGCCATCACCGACCGTCGGCTGCCCGAGATCACCGTCGACTCCGGCCGCATGGTGGTGCTGCCCGCCGACCCGGTCGGCAACAACCTGCTGGTCCTCGACCCGGTCCGCGGCGGCCAGGCACTCGACGGCGTCGACGTGGTGTTCCCCACCCTGCACGGCGCGTACGGCGAGGACGGCACCATCCAGGGCCTGCTGGAGATGGCCGGTGTCCCGTACGTCGGGGCGAACGTCTTCGCGTCCGCGGCGGCCATGGACAAGGAGTTCACCAAGAAGCTCGCCGCCGTCGAGGGCATTCCGGTCGGGCCGTACGCGGTGCTGCGCAACGGCGTGACCCTGTCCGAGGAGGACAAGGAACGCCTGGGCCTGCCGGTCTTCGTCAAGCCGTCGCGCGCCGGTTCGTCGTACGGCATCAGCAAGGTCACCGACTGGGCCGACCTCGACGCGGCGGTGGCCGCCGCCCGGCAGATCGACCCGAAGGTGCTGGTCGAGGCGGCGATCGTCGGTGCCGAGGTGGAGTGCGGCGTGCTGGAGGGCGAAGCCGGCGGGGCGCCGGAGGCGTCGTTGCTCGCCGAGGTACGTGTCGTCGAGCAGGGCCACGACTTCTACGACTTCGAGGCGAAGTACCTCGACAACTCCTGCGAGTACGACATCCCGGCCAACCTGCCGGAGCAGGTGACCCGACAGGTCCAGGAGTACGCCTGCCGTACGTTCACCGCGCTCGACTGCGCCGGGCTGGCCCGGGTCGACTTCTTCGTCACGCCGGACCACACGGTGTATCTCAACGAGATCAACACGATGCCGGGGTTCACGTCGACGTCGATGTTCCCGCGGATGTGGGCGGCCACCGGGCTGGAGTATCCGAAGCTGGTCAGCCGGCTGATCCGTACCGCCCTGCGGCGCGGCTCCGGCCTGCACTGA
- a CDS encoding DUF3515 domain-containing protein: MVDQITPTREPARGAGPDRTTRQAAIWATVVALPIALLVGLFAFSQIGGSGPVAGPSPSAGTTTAPQPSTPVEMAAPELAERPAVVCRALLSMVPPTLQDLRQRPVSAGAEQNAAYGEPPITVACGVPAPQIPPTDNVWVVSRVCWHSVEQADAMVFTTVDREVPVRVTVPRAYPEALQWLAPLSDSIVESVPSTTSGIPSGCNG; this comes from the coding sequence GTGGTGGATCAGATCACTCCCACGCGCGAGCCGGCCCGGGGCGCGGGCCCGGACCGCACCACCCGGCAGGCGGCGATCTGGGCGACCGTCGTCGCGCTGCCGATCGCCCTCCTCGTCGGGCTCTTCGCCTTCAGCCAGATCGGCGGAAGCGGGCCGGTGGCCGGGCCGTCGCCGTCGGCCGGCACGACCACCGCGCCGCAGCCGTCGACCCCGGTCGAGATGGCCGCGCCGGAGCTGGCGGAACGGCCCGCCGTCGTGTGCCGCGCACTGCTGTCGATGGTCCCGCCGACCCTGCAAGACCTGCGGCAGCGACCGGTGAGCGCCGGAGCGGAGCAGAACGCGGCGTACGGCGAGCCGCCGATCACGGTCGCCTGCGGCGTACCGGCTCCGCAGATCCCGCCCACCGACAACGTCTGGGTGGTGAGCCGGGTCTGCTGGCACTCCGTCGAGCAGGCCGACGCGATGGTCTTCACCACCGTCGACCGCGAGGTGCCGGTACGGGTGACGGTGCCGCGCGCCTATCCCGAGGCGCTGCAGTGGCTGGCGCCGCTGTCCGACTCGATCGTCGAGTCGGTCCCGTCGACCACCTCCGGGATCCCGTCCGGCTGCAACGGCTGA
- a CDS encoding Lrp/AsnC ligand binding domain-containing protein, with amino-acid sequence MVQAYILIQTEVGKARDVAAAITDISGVVRVDAVTGPYDVVVLSEAHTVDELGKLIVSRVQMVPGITRTLTCSVVHL; translated from the coding sequence GTGGTCCAGGCGTACATCCTCATCCAGACCGAGGTCGGAAAGGCGCGTGACGTGGCCGCAGCCATCACGGATATCTCCGGCGTGGTCCGGGTCGACGCGGTCACCGGGCCGTACGACGTGGTGGTGCTCTCCGAGGCGCACACCGTCGACGAGCTGGGCAAGCTGATCGTGAGCAGGGTGCAGATGGTGCCCGGGATCACCCGTACGTTGACCTGTTCGGTGGTGCATCTCTAG
- a CDS encoding thiamine-phosphate kinase encodes MSVARTGEFGLIARVTARLQVGPTALLGPGDDAALVAAPDGRVVASTDVLVEGRHFRRDWSTAQDIGHRAAAANLADIAAMGAGPTALLVALCVPAGLDVRWAEDLADGLTAEAAKVGASVVGGDMSASPTLTIAVTALGDLHGIAPVLRSGARPGDVVALSGKVGYAAAGYTVLSRGFRTPKLLVESYRRPDVPYAAGPAAARLGATAMIDVSDGLLADLGHVATASRVAVDVLRDAFEIPRQMRDAAHALGVDPYQWVLGGGDDHALAATFPDTVELPPDWKVIGRVVEGSGVTVDGHPYKGPAGWDHFR; translated from the coding sequence GTGAGTGTGGCGAGGACCGGTGAGTTCGGGCTGATCGCCCGGGTCACCGCCCGGTTGCAGGTCGGACCGACCGCGCTGCTCGGGCCGGGGGACGACGCGGCGCTGGTGGCGGCCCCGGACGGCCGGGTCGTCGCATCGACCGACGTGCTCGTCGAGGGGCGGCACTTCCGACGTGACTGGTCGACCGCGCAGGACATCGGGCACCGGGCCGCGGCGGCCAATCTCGCCGACATCGCGGCGATGGGCGCCGGTCCGACGGCGCTGCTCGTCGCGCTGTGTGTGCCGGCCGGACTGGACGTGCGGTGGGCGGAGGACCTGGCCGACGGCCTAACCGCCGAGGCGGCCAAGGTGGGTGCCAGCGTGGTCGGCGGGGACATGTCGGCGAGCCCGACCCTGACCATCGCCGTCACCGCCCTCGGTGACCTGCACGGCATCGCCCCGGTGCTGCGCAGCGGTGCGCGCCCGGGCGACGTGGTGGCACTCAGCGGCAAGGTCGGCTACGCGGCGGCCGGCTACACCGTCCTGTCGCGCGGGTTCCGCACCCCGAAGCTGCTCGTGGAGTCCTACCGGCGGCCGGACGTGCCGTACGCGGCCGGGCCGGCGGCGGCCCGGCTCGGGGCGACGGCCATGATCGACGTGTCGGACGGGTTGCTCGCCGACCTGGGACACGTCGCCACCGCCAGCCGGGTGGCGGTCGACGTGCTGCGGGACGCGTTCGAGATACCCCGGCAGATGCGCGACGCCGCCCACGCGCTCGGCGTCGACCCGTACCAGTGGGTGCTCGGCGGTGGTGACGACCACGCCCTCGCGGCGACGTTCCCGGACACGGTGGAGTTGCCGCCCGACTGGAAGGTGATCGGCCGGGTCGTCGAGGGTTCCGGCGTCACCGTCGACGGCCACCCGTACAAGGGGCCGGCGGGCTGGGACCACTTCCGCTAG
- a CDS encoding GNAT family N-acetyltransferase: MSEIEIRTVRYGSLVAQQLVASALADLGQRYGGSGDDTPVDAADFDPPAGAFLVAYVDGEPAACGAWRSHGDSGEVAEIKRMYTTPAARGRGLARTVLAAVERSAREYGRKRLVLECGDKQPEAIALYESSGFERIPNFGFYRDAPGCISFARPL, from the coding sequence GTGAGCGAGATCGAGATCCGGACCGTCCGCTACGGCTCGCTGGTCGCGCAGCAGCTCGTGGCGAGCGCGCTGGCCGACCTGGGGCAGCGGTACGGGGGCAGCGGCGACGACACCCCGGTCGACGCGGCCGACTTCGACCCGCCGGCCGGCGCCTTCCTCGTCGCGTACGTCGACGGGGAGCCGGCCGCCTGCGGCGCCTGGCGCAGCCACGGCGACAGTGGCGAGGTGGCCGAGATCAAGCGGATGTACACCACGCCGGCGGCCCGCGGCCGGGGTCTGGCCCGTACGGTGCTGGCCGCGGTGGAGCGGTCGGCGCGGGAGTACGGCCGGAAGCGACTCGTGCTGGAGTGTGGCGACAAGCAGCCCGAGGCGATCGCGCTCTACGAGTCGTCCGGGTTCGAGCGGATCCCCAACTTCGGCTTCTACCGGGATGCGCCCGGCTGCATCTCGTTCGCGCGTCCGCTGTAG
- the rpmB gene encoding 50S ribosomal protein L28 produces MASVCDVCGKGPGFGHNVSHSHRRTNRRWNPNIQSVRTPAGGGTTRKLKVCTSCIKAGKVTRA; encoded by the coding sequence GTGGCTAGCGTGTGTGACGTCTGTGGCAAGGGACCGGGCTTCGGCCACAACGTTTCCCACTCGCACCGGCGGACCAACCGCCGCTGGAACCCGAACATCCAGTCGGTGCGTACCCCGGCCGGTGGTGGCACCACCCGCAAGCTGAAGGTGTGCACCTCCTGCATCAAGGCGGGCAAGGTCACCCGCGCCTGA
- a CDS encoding DAK2 domain-containing protein, protein MLDTLDAAAVRRWCADGLAALRHHQDEIDRLNVYPVPDGDTGTNLVLTLTSAHHALALDLDNSPEGARPPHSRVLRLMARGALLGARGNSGVIVAQILHGLADALAGTAQVRGRDLAGALDAAAAAAYAAVASPVEGTVLTVAAAAARGAATADSDDLATVARAASRSAAAALARTPEQLPALARAGVVDAGGRGLCVLLDTLTAVVTGAEPPGAEPPGAEPPGAEPSAAEPSAAGAAGSGSAAGGPPPVAVEPSAAGPPDRPPVVVAREAGSPEFAYEVRFLLDAEPPAVERMRATLAGLGDSLVVVGTGADDGELPTWHVHVHVNDIGAAIEAGIVAGRPHQIAVTRFDDQVDGAPAAEPADPAARPGDGPGRAAVVVAAGDGLAALFVAEGAVVVAGRPSTGELLDAIRSTGATQVVVLPNDPNTQAVARAAAEEAQHLGLRVSVVPTRSPVQALAALAVRDSGRRFDDDVIEMAEAAGACRSAEVCFAGREALTMAGRCQPGDVLALVEGEVHVIGTDLGRTCEALLDRMLGGGGELVTMLLGADAPAGLGEALRDYAARRWPFVEVHSYDGGQPFYPLLVGVE, encoded by the coding sequence GTGCTGGACACCCTCGACGCCGCGGCCGTGCGTCGATGGTGTGCGGACGGCCTGGCCGCGCTCCGGCACCACCAGGACGAGATCGACCGGCTCAACGTCTATCCGGTGCCCGACGGTGACACCGGCACCAACCTGGTGCTCACCCTCACCTCGGCACACCACGCGCTCGCCCTCGACCTCGACAACTCGCCCGAGGGGGCCCGCCCGCCGCACAGCCGGGTGCTGCGCCTGATGGCCCGCGGGGCGTTGCTCGGCGCCCGGGGCAACTCGGGCGTGATCGTCGCGCAGATCCTGCACGGGCTGGCCGACGCGCTCGCCGGCACGGCACAGGTGCGCGGCCGCGACCTGGCCGGGGCGCTCGACGCGGCGGCCGCGGCCGCCTACGCGGCCGTCGCCAGCCCGGTCGAGGGCACCGTGTTGACGGTCGCCGCCGCGGCGGCCAGGGGAGCGGCCACCGCCGACTCCGACGACCTGGCGACGGTGGCCCGGGCCGCGTCCCGGTCCGCCGCCGCCGCGTTGGCCCGGACGCCCGAGCAGTTGCCGGCCCTGGCCCGGGCCGGGGTGGTCGACGCGGGCGGGCGGGGCCTGTGCGTGCTGCTGGACACCCTGACCGCGGTGGTCACCGGAGCCGAGCCGCCCGGAGCCGAGCCGCCCGGAGCCGAGCCGCCCGGAGCCGAGCCGTCCGCGGCCGAGCCGTCCGCGGCCGGGGCGGCCGGAAGCGGGTCGGCCGCCGGCGGGCCGCCGCCCGTCGCGGTGGAGCCGTCCGCCGCCGGGCCGCCGGACCGGCCGCCGGTCGTCGTCGCCCGGGAGGCCGGCTCACCGGAGTTCGCGTACGAGGTCCGTTTCCTGCTCGACGCCGAGCCGCCGGCGGTGGAACGGATGCGTGCCACCCTGGCCGGGCTCGGCGACTCGCTGGTCGTGGTGGGCACCGGCGCCGACGACGGCGAGTTGCCCACCTGGCACGTGCACGTACACGTCAACGACATCGGTGCGGCGATCGAGGCCGGAATCGTCGCCGGCCGGCCACACCAGATCGCGGTCACCCGTTTCGACGACCAGGTCGACGGCGCCCCGGCGGCGGAACCCGCCGACCCGGCCGCCCGGCCGGGCGACGGTCCGGGCCGGGCGGCCGTCGTGGTCGCGGCCGGTGACGGCCTCGCCGCGCTGTTCGTCGCCGAGGGCGCGGTCGTGGTCGCCGGCCGTCCGTCGACCGGCGAACTGCTCGACGCCATCCGGTCCACCGGGGCGACCCAGGTGGTGGTGCTGCCCAACGATCCCAACACGCAGGCGGTCGCCCGGGCCGCCGCCGAGGAGGCCCAACACCTCGGACTGCGGGTCAGCGTCGTGCCGACCCGGTCACCGGTGCAGGCGCTCGCCGCACTGGCCGTACGCGATTCCGGGCGCCGGTTCGACGACGACGTCATCGAGATGGCCGAGGCCGCTGGGGCGTGCCGGTCGGCGGAGGTCTGCTTCGCCGGCCGGGAGGCGTTGACGATGGCCGGCCGCTGCCAGCCCGGTGACGTACTCGCGCTGGTCGAGGGTGAGGTGCACGTGATCGGCACCGACCTGGGGCGGACCTGCGAGGCGCTGCTGGACCGGATGCTCGGCGGTGGCGGCGAACTGGTGACCATGCTGCTCGGCGCGGACGCCCCGGCCGGGCTCGGCGAGGCGCTGCGCGACTACGCCGCGCGCCGGTGGCCGTTCGTCGAGGTGCACAGTTACGACGGCGGCCAGCCTTTCTATCCGTTGCTGGTGGGGGTGGAATGA
- the recG gene encoding ATP-dependent DNA helicase RecG: MTEASTADTPLKKLVGDKTARALADKLDLHTAGDLVYHFPRRYDERGEHTDIRSLEVGEDVTVLGQVRQATVRPMRQRRGNLLEVTVGDGSGGVLTLTFFGNQAWRSRELTPGRWGLFAGKVTEFRGKRQLNGPEYVLLGDGPADGEVAASGEIEEFAGALIPVYPAAAAVPTWTIARCVRVVLDTFTPPDDPLPATVRATRNLVGLGTALREIHRPSTKEELFRARRRLKWDEAFAVQLTLVQRKHRAADRPARARPRTEAGVLTTFDERLPYELTAGQRAVGDEIAADLATAHPMHRLLQGEVGSGKTVCALRAMLQVVDAGGQAALLAPTEVLAAQHHRGILGLLGPLGRPGELDGDPAGTGVALVTGSLGAAARRQALDEVASGRAGIVVGTHALLYEGVEFADLGLVVVDEQHRFGVEQRDALRAKAEQPPHVLVMTATPIPRTVAMTVYGDLEVSTLSQLPRGRSPIASHVVPASEKPAFLERAWRRLREEVAAGHQAYVVCPRIGEDSSSPEEAAAEVDESGRRPPLAVLDVAPLLADGPLHGLRIGVLHGRLPADEKDAVMRAFAAGDLDVLVATTVIEVGVDVPNSTVMIVLDADRFGVSQLHQLRGRVGRGSAAGLCLLVTEAGEGSSARERLDAVASTTDGFRLAELDLEQRREGDVLGATQSGRRSHLRLLSLLRDADLIRDARAEAIALVEEDPDLLRHPALAASVAALVDEERAEYLEKG; encoded by the coding sequence ATGACCGAGGCGTCGACGGCGGACACGCCGCTGAAGAAGCTGGTCGGCGACAAGACCGCGCGGGCGCTGGCCGACAAGCTCGACCTGCACACCGCCGGTGATCTCGTCTACCACTTCCCGCGCCGCTACGACGAGCGCGGCGAGCACACCGACATCAGGTCACTGGAGGTCGGCGAGGATGTCACGGTCCTCGGCCAGGTCCGCCAGGCGACCGTACGCCCGATGCGGCAGCGGCGCGGCAACCTGCTGGAGGTGACCGTCGGCGACGGTTCCGGCGGGGTGTTGACGTTGACGTTCTTCGGCAACCAGGCGTGGCGCAGCCGGGAACTGACCCCGGGCCGGTGGGGCCTGTTCGCCGGCAAGGTGACCGAGTTCCGCGGCAAGCGCCAGCTCAACGGTCCCGAATACGTGCTGCTCGGCGACGGTCCGGCCGACGGCGAGGTGGCGGCCTCGGGCGAGATCGAGGAGTTCGCCGGCGCGCTGATCCCGGTCTACCCGGCCGCGGCGGCGGTGCCGACCTGGACCATCGCCCGGTGCGTACGGGTCGTCCTGGACACCTTCACCCCGCCCGACGACCCGCTGCCCGCGACGGTGCGGGCCACCCGCAACCTCGTCGGGTTGGGCACCGCGCTGCGCGAGATCCACCGGCCGTCCACGAAGGAGGAGCTCTTCCGGGCCCGGCGGCGGCTGAAGTGGGACGAGGCGTTCGCCGTACAGCTGACCCTGGTGCAGCGCAAGCACCGGGCGGCGGACCGGCCGGCGCGGGCCCGCCCGAGGACGGAGGCGGGCGTGCTCACCACGTTCGACGAACGGCTGCCGTACGAGTTGACCGCCGGCCAGCGGGCCGTCGGTGACGAGATCGCCGCAGACCTGGCCACCGCCCACCCGATGCACCGGCTGTTGCAGGGCGAGGTCGGCTCCGGCAAGACCGTCTGCGCGCTACGGGCGATGCTCCAGGTGGTCGACGCGGGCGGCCAGGCGGCGCTGCTGGCCCCGACCGAGGTGCTCGCCGCCCAGCACCACCGCGGCATCCTCGGCCTGCTCGGTCCGCTGGGCCGGCCGGGTGAACTCGACGGCGACCCGGCCGGCACCGGCGTCGCGCTGGTCACCGGCTCGCTGGGCGCCGCCGCCCGCCGGCAGGCCCTCGACGAGGTCGCCAGCGGCCGGGCCGGCATCGTGGTCGGCACCCACGCCCTGCTCTACGAGGGCGTCGAGTTCGCCGACCTCGGCCTGGTGGTCGTCGACGAGCAGCACCGGTTCGGGGTGGAGCAGCGCGACGCGTTGCGGGCCAAGGCCGAGCAGCCGCCGCACGTGCTGGTGATGACCGCCACCCCGATCCCGCGCACGGTGGCGATGACCGTGTACGGCGACCTGGAGGTCTCGACGCTCTCCCAGCTGCCGCGCGGCCGGTCGCCGATCGCGTCGCACGTGGTGCCGGCGAGCGAGAAGCCGGCCTTCCTGGAGCGGGCCTGGCGCCGGCTGCGCGAGGAGGTGGCGGCCGGCCACCAGGCGTACGTCGTGTGCCCCCGGATCGGCGAGGACTCGTCGTCGCCGGAGGAGGCGGCCGCCGAGGTCGACGAGTCGGGCCGCCGCCCACCGCTGGCCGTGCTCGACGTCGCCCCGCTGCTCGCCGACGGGCCGCTGCACGGGCTGCGGATCGGGGTCCTGCACGGACGGTTGCCGGCCGACGAGAAGGACGCCGTGATGCGCGCGTTCGCCGCCGGCGATCTGGACGTGCTGGTCGCGACGACGGTGATCGAGGTCGGGGTCGACGTACCCAACTCGACCGTGATGATCGTGCTCGACGCCGACCGGTTCGGGGTGTCGCAGCTGCACCAGTTGCGCGGCCGGGTCGGTCGGGGTTCGGCCGCCGGCCTCTGCCTGCTGGTCACCGAGGCGGGCGAGGGGTCGTCGGCCCGGGAGCGGCTGGACGCGGTCGCGTCGACGACCGACGGGTTCCGGCTGGCCGAGTTGGATCTGGAGCAGCGGCGCGAAGGCGACGTGCTCGGGGCGACCCAGTCGGGACGGCGTTCGCACCTGCGGCTGCTGTCGTTGCTGCGCGACGCGGACCTGATCCGCGACGCGCGCGCCGAGGCGATCGCGCTGGTCGAGGAGGACCCGGACCTGCTGCGGCACCCGGCGCTGGCCGCCTCGGTGGCCGCCCTGGTCGACGAGGAACGTGCCGAATACCTGGAGAAGGGCTGA